A window of the Tripterygium wilfordii isolate XIE 37 chromosome 12, ASM1340144v1, whole genome shotgun sequence genome harbors these coding sequences:
- the LOC120010926 gene encoding histone H2A variant 1 has protein sequence MAGKGGKGLLAAKTTAANKDKDKDKKRPVSRSSRAGIQFPVGRIHRHLKTRTQANGRVGATAAVYLASILEYLTAEVLELAGNASKDLKVKRITPRHLQLAIRGDEELDTLIKGTIAGGGVIPHIHKSLINKTSKD, from the exons ATGGCTGGAAAAGGCGGGAAAGGGCTTCTGGCGGCCAAGACCACCGCAGCTAACAAGGATAAGGACAAGGACAAGAAACGGCCGGTTTCAAGGTCATCCCGTGCTGGTATTCag TTTCCGGTGGGTCGGATTCATCGGCATCTAAAGACTAGGACTCAAGCAAATGGAAGGGTTGGAGCTACTGCTGCTGTCTACTTGGCTTCAATCCTGGAGTACCTGACTGCAGAGGTGCTTGAGCTTGCTGGAAATGCAAGCAAGGACTTGAAGGTGAAGAGAATCACTCCAAGGCATCTACAGCTGGCCATTAGAGGAGATGAGGAGCTTGACACCCTCATCAAAGGAACTATTGCTGGAGGTGGTGTGATCCCTCACATTCACAAGTCCCTCATCAACAAAACCTCCAAAGATTAA
- the LOC120010924 gene encoding uncharacterized protein LOC120010924, producing the protein MKLKERNKVEVLRQEREPCGSWHPGIIVFVDGDDYVVRYRFLTDQKGTPVMEKVQGVDVRPLPPQKMGKRWKVGDVVEVFEKQRWRVGKVMNMLANDRFVVRLHGSIHLKEFHGSNVRLRQFWESNTWSAIGKVAQNKEFANGRTGKNRKGEYPWSGKKVLMGDMKDACVRLKIHDPVRKTKRSLEPSSGDLLVGKRSKKRKSKQYTGECDCPLFDMVDNIPSQTAGVEENFNKGLIAMDTTMGKATTNRLHASSWPHRSMDNDGECSIASCSSNDFDGRNNSSDKLWSNGCENSDAESSFPSLASKKQASLLIAEELEFDIHKLELCAYKSTMHALYASGPLSWEQESLLTNLRLSLHISDEEHLLQVRLLLSAQAL; encoded by the exons ATGAAGTTGAAGGAGAGGAATAAAGTTGAGGTCTTAAGGCAAGAACGTGAGCCTTGTGGTTCCTGGCATCCGGGTATTATAGTTTTCGTGGATGGTGATGACTATGTTGTAAGGTATAGATTCCTCACAGACCAGAAAGGAACGCCGGTCATGGAGAAGGTGCAGGGGGTGGATGTTAGGCCACTGCCTCCACAAAAGATGGGGAAAAGATGGAAGGTTGGTGATGTGGTTGAGGTATTTGAAAAACAACGTTGGAGGGTTGGGAAGGTGATGAACATGTTGGCGAACGATAGATTTGTTGTGAGATTGCACGGATCCATTCATCTTAAAGAATTTCATGGATCTAATGTCAGACTTCGCCAGTTTTGGGAAAGTAATACATGGTCAGCTATTGGGAAG GTCGCTCAAAACAAAGAATTTGCAAATGGACGTACAGGGAAAAATCGTAAAGGTGAATATCCATGGTCAGGAAAGAAAGTCTTAATGGGAGACATGAAGGATGCCTGTGTCCGTCTCAAAATACATGATCCagtaagaaaaacaaagagaagtCTTGAGCCATCTTCCGGGGACCTGCTTGTTggaaaaagaagcaagaaaagaaaatcaaagcaataTACCGGAGAGTGTGATTGTCCTCTATTTGACATGGTTGATAATATTCCTTCTCAGACTGCAGGAGTCGAAGAGAATTTCAATAAGGGGTTGATTGCTATGGATACTACAATGGGTAAAGCAACGACCAACAGGTTACATGCTTCATCTTGGCCTCATCGATCTATGGATAATGATGGTGAATGTTCTATTGCTAGTTGTAGTTCTAATGATTTTGATGGCCGTAATAATAGTTCTGATAAATTATGGAGTAATGGATGTGAAAATTCCGATGCTGAATCATCATTTCCATCTCTGGCCAGCAAGAAACAAGCATCCTTGTTAATTGCAGAAGAACTGGAATTTGACATTCATAAATTAGAGCTTTGTGCTTACAAGTCAACAATGCATGCTTTATACGCTTCTGGTCCTTTGAGCTGGGAGCAAGAGTCTCTTCTTACGAATCTTCGCCTCTCTCTTCACATTTCAGATGAGGAACATCTGCTCCAAGTGAGACTTCTCTTGTCCGCTCAAGCTCTGTAG
- the LOC120010661 gene encoding ammonium transporter 2 member 5-like isoform X2 — MSLPANLAPDAASPEWLNKGDNAWQLTAATLVGLQSVPGLVILYGSIVKKKWAVNSSFMALYAFAAVLVCWVGWGYNMSFGKHFIPILGRPEASLDQKFLLQRAYAGYLPNATVVYFQFVFAAITLILIAGALLGRMNFHAWMLFVPLWLTFSYTIGAYSIWCPGGWLFKKGIIDYAGGFVIHLSSGVAGFTAAFWVGPRANKDRERFPPNNILLMLAGAGLLWMGWSGFNGGGPYSVNTDASLAVLNTHVCTATSLLTWLLLDILFFGKPSVIGATQGMITGLVCITPAAGVVQGWAAIIMGMMSGSIPWYTMMVLHKKLWILKQIDDTMAVFHTHAVAGSLGGILAGFFAEPKLNRIFYSVDDWEHYIGLGYGLQSGHIGAGFKQMGIQLMGIMFIVVVNVITTSLICLLIRFVVPLRLSDDELQTGDDAIHGEEAYALWGDGEKFESKHTSTYGVEEFSHMASKSEVEMA, encoded by the exons ATGTCGCTGCCGGCTAATTTAGCACCTGACGCGGCGAGCCCAGAATGGCTGAACAAAGGCGACAACGCGTGGCAGCTAACAGCAGCGACTCTGGTGGGCCTCCAGAGCGTACCGGGCCTGGTTATTTTGTACGGGAGCATCGTTAAGAAGAAATGGGCCGTGAACTCATCCTTCATGGCCCTATACGCTTTTGCGGCCGTGCTTGTTTGCTGGGTCGGGTGGGGCTACAATATGTCATTCGGTAAACACTTCATACCAATACTCGGGCGACCCGAAGCGTCGCTGGACCAGAAGTTTCTGCTGCAGCGGGCTTATGCTGGGTATTTACCGAACGCGACGGTCGTTTACTTCCAGTTCGTGTTCGCGGCGATAACGTTGATTTTGATTGCTGGGGCTTTGCTTGGGAGGATGAATTTTCATGCGTGGATGTTGTTTGTGCCACTTTGGTTGACCTTCTCCTATACGATTGGAGCTTACAGTATATGGTGTCCGGGAGGGTGGTTGTTTAAGAAGGGTATTATCGACTACGCGGGTGGGTTTGTGATTCACTTGTCTTCTGGTGTGGCTGGGTTCACTGCGGCTTTTTGG gTGGGACCAAGGGCAAACAAGGACAGAGAGAGGTTCCCACCAAACAATATCCTGCTGATGCTGGCAGGAGCGGGCTTACTGTGGATGGGATGGAGTGGATTCAACGGCGGTGGTCCCTATTCAGTCAACACAGACGCATCTCTGGCCGTCCTTAACACCCACGTGTGCACTGCCACCAGTCTGCTCACTTGGCTGCTCCTTGACATTCTCTTCTTTGGAAAACCCTCTGTAATTGGTGCCACACAGGGCATGATCACTGGCTTAGTTTGTATTACACCTGCAGCAG GTGTTGTGCAAGGATGGGCAGCCATTATAATGGGAATGATGTCAGGCAGTATCCCATGGTACACAATGATGGTCCTCCATAAGAAGCTCTGGATACTCAAGCAAATCGATGACACCATGGCCGTCTTCCACACCCACGCAGTGGCCGGATCTTTAGGTGGCATCCTCGCCGGCTTCTTTGCCGAGCCCAAGCTCAACCGCATCTTCTACTCGGTCGACGATTGGGAGCACTACATCGGCCTCGGCTACGGCCTCCAGAGTGGTCATATCGGCGCTGGATTCAAACAAATGGGCATTCAATTGATGGGGATTATGTTTATCGTCGTTGTCAATGTTATCACGACCAGCCTTATCTGTTTGTTGATCAGGTTTGTTGTTCCGCTGCGATTGAGTGACGATGAATTGCAAACTGGAGATGATGCGATTCATGGAGAGGAAGCTTATGCTCTGTGGGGTGATGGAGAGAAGTTCGAGTCGAAGCACACTTCGACTTATGGTGTTGAAGAGTTCTCTCACATGGCCTCGAAAAGTGAAGTTGAAATGGCTTGA
- the LOC120010925 gene encoding beta-carotene isomerase D27, chloroplastic: protein MEAKLFTQSRISFTTGNRRRCIRRDEYSPVLAVLTRPSENTSQITDKSSVKQANDSAGKTSVYNDNWFDKMAINHLSKSIQAVTGIRNNKTGFESLVAAATATYRNFNPIQQHELVIQALGLAFPKPIMTMIRTMLPKAQFTREFFAAFTTVFFAWLVGPCEVRESELNGEKEKNEVYIKKCRFLEESNCVGMCTNLCKMPSQTFIKDNLGVSLNMVPNFDDMSCKMIFGQDPPSLADDPAFTQPCYKQCKVKQKHRTQCPG, encoded by the exons ATGGAAGCCAAGCTATTTACACAGAGCAGGATCTCCTTCACAACTGGTAATCGCCGGAGATGCATTCGTAGGGATGAATACTCACCTGTTCTTGCAGTACTCACCAGGCCATCTGAAAATACAAGCCAAATAACCGATAAGTCCAGCGTAAAACAAGCAAATGACTCCGCAGGAAAAACCAGTGTCTACAATGATAACTGGTTCGATAAAATGGCCATAAACCATCTGTCCAAAAGCATACAAGCTGTAACAG GGATAAGAAACAACAAGACTGGTTTTGAGAGCTTGGTGGCGGCAGCAACTGCTACGTACAGGAACTTCAATCCAATCCAACAACATGAGCTCGTCATTCAAGCTCTTGGGCTGGCCTTTCCAAAACCAATCATGACCATG ATAAGGACAATGCTACCCAAAGCCCAATTCACAAGGGAGTTTTTCGCTGCCTTCACGACTGTATTTTTTGCTTGGCTTGTTGGACCCTGTGAG GTGCGCGAATCAGAGCTCAatggggaaaaagaaaagaatgaagTCTACATAAAAAAGTGCAG GTTTTTAGAAGAGAGCAATTGTGTTGGGATGTGCACTAACCTCTGCAAAATGCCTTCTCAGACCTTCATAAAAGACAACCTGGGAGTGTCACTCAACATGGTTCCCA ATTTTGATGACATGAGTTGCAAAATGATATTTGGTCAGGATCCTCCATCACTGGCAGATGATCCAGCATTCACGCAGCCGTGCTATAAACAAT GTAAAGTAAAACAAAAGCACAGAACGCAGTGCCCTGGTTGA
- the LOC120010927 gene encoding guanine nucleotide-binding protein subunit gamma 1-like translates to MESETSSSVDEQVVAGRGGADTRGKHRILAELNRVEQEIKFLEDGLGELQGIDNVSTMCEELLRRIETIPDPLVPLTNGPVNQEWDRWFEGPQDLQGCRCLIL, encoded by the exons ATGGAGTCTGAAACGTCGTCGTCGGTGGATGAACAGGTGGTTGCTGGACGAGGAGGAGCTGATACCAGAGGCAAGCATCGTATTCTCGCAGAACTCAACCGCGTCGAGCAAGAAATTAAGTTTTTAGAG GACGGATTGGGGGAGCTTCAGGGAATAGACAATGTATCAACCATGTGTGAGGA GTTGCTTCGCAGGATCGAGACTATACCCGATCCTCTAGTTCCTTT AACAAATGGCCCTGTGAACCAAGAATGGGATCGATGGTTTGAAGGACCTCAGGATTTACAAGGATGCAGATGCTTGATTCTCTAA
- the LOC120010661 gene encoding ammonium transporter 2 member 4-like isoform X1 translates to MSLPANLAPDAASPEWLNKGDNAWQLTAATLVGLQSVPGLVILYGSIVKKKWAVNSSFMALYAFAAVLVCWVGWGYNMSFGKHFIPILGRPEASLDQKFLLQRAYAGYLPNATVVYFQFVFAAITLILIAGALLGRMNFHAWMLFVPLWLTFSYTIGAYSIWCPGGWLFKKGIIDYAGGFVIHLSSGVAGFTAAFWVGPRANKDRERFPPNNILLMLAGAGLLWMGWSGFNGGGPYSVNTDASLAVLNTHVCTATSLLTWLLLDILFFGKPSVIGATQGMITGLVCITPAAGNNSIYLLVSKWKYTPLTDSEDFCRTGVVQGWAAIIMGMMSGSIPWYTMMVLHKKLWILKQIDDTMAVFHTHAVAGSLGGILAGFFAEPKLNRIFYSVDDWEHYIGLGYGLQSGHIGAGFKQMGIQLMGIMFIVVVNVITTSLICLLIRFVVPLRLSDDELQTGDDAIHGEEAYALWGDGEKFESKHTSTYGVEEFSHMASKSEVEMA, encoded by the exons ATGTCGCTGCCGGCTAATTTAGCACCTGACGCGGCGAGCCCAGAATGGCTGAACAAAGGCGACAACGCGTGGCAGCTAACAGCAGCGACTCTGGTGGGCCTCCAGAGCGTACCGGGCCTGGTTATTTTGTACGGGAGCATCGTTAAGAAGAAATGGGCCGTGAACTCATCCTTCATGGCCCTATACGCTTTTGCGGCCGTGCTTGTTTGCTGGGTCGGGTGGGGCTACAATATGTCATTCGGTAAACACTTCATACCAATACTCGGGCGACCCGAAGCGTCGCTGGACCAGAAGTTTCTGCTGCAGCGGGCTTATGCTGGGTATTTACCGAACGCGACGGTCGTTTACTTCCAGTTCGTGTTCGCGGCGATAACGTTGATTTTGATTGCTGGGGCTTTGCTTGGGAGGATGAATTTTCATGCGTGGATGTTGTTTGTGCCACTTTGGTTGACCTTCTCCTATACGATTGGAGCTTACAGTATATGGTGTCCGGGAGGGTGGTTGTTTAAGAAGGGTATTATCGACTACGCGGGTGGGTTTGTGATTCACTTGTCTTCTGGTGTGGCTGGGTTCACTGCGGCTTTTTGG gTGGGACCAAGGGCAAACAAGGACAGAGAGAGGTTCCCACCAAACAATATCCTGCTGATGCTGGCAGGAGCGGGCTTACTGTGGATGGGATGGAGTGGATTCAACGGCGGTGGTCCCTATTCAGTCAACACAGACGCATCTCTGGCCGTCCTTAACACCCACGTGTGCACTGCCACCAGTCTGCTCACTTGGCTGCTCCTTGACATTCTCTTCTTTGGAAAACCCTCTGTAATTGGTGCCACACAGGGCATGATCACTGGCTTAGTTTGTATTACACCTGCAGCAGGTAATAATTCAATCTATCTGCTTGTGAGCAAATGGAAATATACACCTTTAACTGACTCCGAGGACTTTTGTCGAACAGGTGTTGTGCAAGGATGGGCAGCCATTATAATGGGAATGATGTCAGGCAGTATCCCATGGTACACAATGATGGTCCTCCATAAGAAGCTCTGGATACTCAAGCAAATCGATGACACCATGGCCGTCTTCCACACCCACGCAGTGGCCGGATCTTTAGGTGGCATCCTCGCCGGCTTCTTTGCCGAGCCCAAGCTCAACCGCATCTTCTACTCGGTCGACGATTGGGAGCACTACATCGGCCTCGGCTACGGCCTCCAGAGTGGTCATATCGGCGCTGGATTCAAACAAATGGGCATTCAATTGATGGGGATTATGTTTATCGTCGTTGTCAATGTTATCACGACCAGCCTTATCTGTTTGTTGATCAGGTTTGTTGTTCCGCTGCGATTGAGTGACGATGAATTGCAAACTGGAGATGATGCGATTCATGGAGAGGAAGCTTATGCTCTGTGGGGTGATGGAGAGAAGTTCGAGTCGAAGCACACTTCGACTTATGGTGTTGAAGAGTTCTCTCACATGGCCTCGAAAAGTGAAGTTGAAATGGCTTGA